The following coding sequences lie in one Xanthomonas hyacinthi genomic window:
- a CDS encoding phosphate/phosphite/phosphonate ABC transporter substrate-binding protein, giving the protein MVWLALAICWPAAVHARPSVLVLGRISDNPKAHYEQLKPLLDYVVPRMRSVGITSGQILMARDSQQMSSYLRRGRVDWVTETAATAMALQQRGGVRPLLLTERGGVREYHSVFFVRRDGPLHTLRDLQGRTLALQSTLSTSAYLVPMMALFEHDLHPEILLSPKDQASANTVGYVFARSELNIASFVHKRLVDCGALSNLDWDDDRRVPPAFRRDFRVIYRAEPFPRAVEMVRSDLAPPVQARLREVLLEAAGDPQGRAALRRFFGTSGFYPVDPASQKRLDQLRAGVARVKLEVE; this is encoded by the coding sequence ATGGTGTGGCTGGCGCTGGCGATCTGCTGGCCTGCGGCTGTGCACGCGCGTCCGTCGGTGCTGGTGCTGGGCCGCATCAGCGACAATCCCAAGGCCCACTACGAGCAACTGAAACCGTTGCTGGACTACGTGGTGCCGCGCATGCGCAGCGTCGGCATCACCTCCGGGCAGATCCTGATGGCCCGCGACAGCCAGCAGATGAGCAGCTACCTGCGCCGCGGCCGCGTCGACTGGGTCACCGAGACCGCGGCCACCGCGATGGCGCTGCAGCAGCGCGGCGGGGTGCGGCCGCTGCTGCTGACCGAGCGTGGCGGGGTGCGCGAGTACCACAGCGTGTTCTTCGTGCGCCGCGACGGGCCGCTGCACACCCTGCGCGACCTGCAGGGCCGCACCCTGGCGCTGCAGAGCACCTTGTCCACCAGCGCCTATCTGGTGCCGATGATGGCCTTGTTCGAGCACGACCTGCACCCGGAGATCCTGCTCTCGCCGAAGGACCAGGCGTCGGCGAACACGGTCGGCTACGTGTTCGCGCGCTCGGAACTCAACATCGCCTCCTTCGTGCACAAGCGCCTGGTGGACTGCGGCGCGTTGAGCAATCTGGACTGGGACGACGACCGCCGCGTGCCGCCGGCGTTCCGCCGCGATTTCCGGGTGATCTACCGCGCCGAGCCGTTCCCGCGCGCGGTGGAGATGGTGCGCAGCGACCTGGCGCCGCCGGTGCAGGCGCGCCTGCGCGAGGTGTTGCTGGAGGCCGCCGGCGACCCGCAGGGCCGCGCAGCGCTGCGCAGGTTCTTCGGCACCTCCGGCTTCTATCCGGTGGACCCGGCCTCGCAGAAGCGGCTGGACCAGCTGCGTGCCGGGGTGGCGCGGGTCAAGCTGGAAGTGGAATGA
- a CDS encoding putative bifunctional diguanylate cyclase/phosphodiesterase, which produces MKTLRFGLQARFLLAMGVAALLIMAILALLLERQAAMQNEVRTLSGNVIHGLFDRSMRTRGETLARQLSDSLANPVYYSDLDAIGSQVRAALGYVAVAYVLVYDADGRLIHDGSDELPGYGQRMRGPMADAAIKANGLLAQESDEILDVSMPIMIGDQRVGGVRVGMSWTRALVYERKAGENLDERLDALGKRHLGWLALLLAALGLTAVMVAIYVQRTLVAPVRWLAAAARQIEAGDYVVERRDSGRHDEVSELLRAFGRMSEAIARHDRDVRHMAYTDALTGLTNRLAFREALDHRMLSARASQRRLALLFADIDDFKRINDTLGHEAGDEALLQFARRIQLAVDQLGGHDALLARFGGDEFVILVEDEHALQVATGLAERLVQELREPLRIQDREVFMGTSIGITVYPGDAEDASALLKNGDIAMYQAKLAGKNCHRFYSRALDYAVERRVHMEHELRGAWERGELKLVYQPIFRTLDRRMVGVEVLLRWQHPALGTISPTVFIDVAEQSGLIEGIGPRVLRAACHEATQWQRFDGSRDLFVSVNVSPRQLRSGDLPEIVADCLRESGLPAAQLHLELTETAVIGDELQAASMLARLHRTGVKVWLDDFGTGFSGLSHLRQVPVDGVKIDKSFVADLQRDPDDLALTTAIIAMAHSLGITVVAEGIEQEVQFELLRERGCELGQGFWLSHPLSACEFRQLLANEGAPRSEA; this is translated from the coding sequence ATGAAGACGCTGCGCTTCGGATTGCAGGCCAGGTTCCTGCTGGCGATGGGCGTTGCCGCGTTGCTGATCATGGCGATCCTGGCGCTGCTGCTGGAGCGCCAGGCGGCGATGCAGAACGAGGTGCGCACGCTCAGCGGCAACGTGATCCATGGCCTGTTCGACCGCAGCATGCGCACCCGCGGCGAAACCCTGGCACGGCAGCTGTCCGATTCGCTGGCCAATCCGGTGTACTACTCGGACCTGGACGCGATCGGCAGCCAGGTGCGCGCGGCGCTGGGCTACGTGGCGGTGGCCTACGTGCTGGTGTACGACGCCGACGGGCGCCTGATCCACGACGGCAGCGACGAGTTGCCCGGCTACGGCCAGCGCATGCGCGGCCCGATGGCCGATGCGGCGATCAAGGCCAACGGCCTGCTGGCGCAGGAGTCCGACGAGATCCTGGACGTGTCGATGCCGATCATGATCGGCGACCAGCGCGTGGGCGGGGTGCGCGTGGGCATGTCCTGGACGCGGGCGCTGGTCTACGAGCGCAAGGCCGGCGAGAACCTGGACGAACGCCTGGACGCGCTGGGCAAGCGCCACCTGGGCTGGTTGGCGCTGCTGCTGGCCGCGCTGGGGCTGACCGCGGTGATGGTGGCGATCTACGTGCAGCGCACGCTGGTGGCGCCGGTGCGCTGGCTGGCCGCGGCCGCGCGCCAGATCGAGGCCGGCGACTACGTGGTGGAGCGCCGCGACAGCGGCCGCCACGACGAGGTCAGCGAGCTGCTGCGCGCGTTCGGGCGCATGAGCGAGGCGATCGCGCGCCACGACCGCGACGTGCGCCACATGGCCTATACCGATGCCTTGACCGGGCTGACCAACCGGCTCGCGTTCCGCGAAGCGCTGGACCACCGCATGCTGTCCGCACGCGCCTCGCAGCGGCGCCTGGCGCTGCTGTTCGCCGACATCGACGACTTCAAGCGGATCAACGACACCCTCGGCCACGAGGCCGGCGACGAGGCGCTGCTGCAGTTCGCGCGGCGCATCCAGCTGGCAGTGGATCAGCTGGGCGGGCACGACGCGCTGCTGGCGCGCTTCGGCGGCGACGAATTCGTGATCCTGGTCGAGGACGAGCACGCGCTGCAGGTCGCCACTGGCCTGGCCGAGCGCCTGGTGCAGGAACTGCGCGAGCCGCTGCGGATCCAGGACCGCGAGGTGTTCATGGGCACCTCGATCGGCATCACCGTGTATCCCGGCGATGCCGAAGACGCCTCGGCGCTGCTGAAGAACGGCGACATCGCGATGTACCAGGCCAAGCTGGCCGGCAAGAACTGCCACCGTTTCTACAGCCGCGCGCTGGACTACGCGGTGGAGCGGCGCGTGCACATGGAGCATGAGTTGCGCGGGGCCTGGGAGCGCGGCGAACTGAAGCTGGTGTACCAGCCGATCTTCCGCACCCTGGACCGGCGCATGGTCGGGGTGGAGGTGCTGCTGCGCTGGCAGCACCCGGCGCTGGGCACGATCTCGCCGACGGTATTCATCGACGTGGCCGAGCAGAGCGGGCTGATCGAGGGCATCGGCCCCAGGGTGCTGCGCGCGGCCTGCCACGAGGCCACGCAGTGGCAGCGCTTCGACGGCAGCCGCGACCTGTTCGTGTCGGTCAACGTGTCGCCGCGGCAGCTGCGCAGCGGCGACCTGCCGGAAATCGTCGCCGACTGCCTGCGCGAATCCGGGCTGCCGGCGGCGCAGCTGCACCTGGAACTGACCGAGACTGCGGTGATCGGCGACGAGCTGCAGGCCGCGAGCATGCTGGCGCGGCTGCACCGCACCGGGGTCAAGGTCTGGCTGGACGACTTCGGCACCGGCTTCTCCGGGCTGAGCCACCTGCGCCAGGTGCCGGTGGACGGGGTCAAGATCGACAAGAGCTTCGTCGCCGACCTGCAGCGCGATCCCGACGACCTGGCGCTGACCACCGCGATCATCGCGATGGCGCATTCGCTGGGCATCACCGTGGTCGCCGAGGGCATCGAACAGGAAGTGCAGTTCGAACTGCTGCGCGAGCGCGGCTGCGAACTGGGGCAGGGCTTCTGGCTCAGCCACCCGCTCAGCGCCTGCGAATTCCGCCAGCTGCTGGCCAACGAGGGCGCGCCGCGCAGCGAGGCGTAG
- the epmB gene encoding EF-P beta-lysylation protein EpmB, giving the protein MITAAPRPMQPSPSPATLAPPRWQQLWRDAVRDPRELLALLGLDPQALGVSEQAATQFALRVPRGFVARMHHGDPHDPLLRQVLPIDAELRRVPGFALDAVGDAAAKKADGVIQKYRGRALLVATGSCAVHCRYCFRRHFPYAEETAARDGWREAVAAIAADPDIDEVILSGGDPLSLATSKLVELTEALAALPQLKRLRIHSRLPVVLPERVDAPLLAWLRALPWPLAFVIHANHANEFDASVDAALAQLRGTGAQLLNQAVLLRGVNDSVQALAALSERSFAAGVLPYYLHQLDKVEGVAHFEVDDATARALHQALAARLSGYLVPKLVREIPGDTGKHAL; this is encoded by the coding sequence ATGATAACCGCAGCCCCCCGCCCGATGCAGCCGTCCCCGTCTCCCGCCACGCTGGCGCCGCCGCGCTGGCAGCAGCTGTGGCGCGATGCCGTGCGCGACCCGCGCGAGCTGCTGGCGCTGCTCGGGCTGGACCCGCAGGCGCTCGGCGTCTCCGAACAGGCTGCGACGCAATTCGCACTGCGCGTGCCGCGCGGCTTCGTGGCGCGCATGCACCATGGCGACCCGCACGACCCGCTGCTGCGCCAGGTGCTGCCGATCGACGCCGAACTGCGCCGGGTGCCGGGCTTCGCGCTGGACGCGGTCGGCGACGCCGCGGCCAAGAAGGCCGACGGGGTGATCCAGAAATACCGCGGCCGCGCGCTGCTGGTCGCCACCGGCAGCTGCGCGGTGCACTGCCGCTACTGCTTCCGCCGCCACTTCCCGTATGCCGAGGAAACCGCCGCGCGCGATGGCTGGCGCGAGGCGGTGGCGGCGATCGCCGCCGACCCGGACATCGACGAGGTGATCCTGTCCGGCGGCGACCCGCTGTCGCTGGCCACCTCCAAGCTGGTCGAGTTGACCGAGGCGCTGGCGGCCCTGCCGCAGCTCAAGCGCCTGCGCATCCACAGCCGGCTGCCGGTGGTGCTGCCCGAACGCGTCGATGCGCCGCTGCTGGCCTGGCTGCGCGCGCTGCCGTGGCCATTGGCGTTCGTGATCCATGCCAACCACGCCAACGAATTCGATGCGAGCGTGGATGCCGCGCTGGCGCAGTTGCGCGGCACCGGCGCGCAACTGTTGAACCAGGCGGTGCTGCTGCGCGGGGTCAACGACAGCGTCCAGGCGCTGGCCGCCTTGAGCGAGCGCAGCTTCGCCGCCGGGGTGCTGCCCTACTACCTGCATCAATTGGACAAGGTCGAAGGCGTGGCCCATTTCGAAGTGGACGATGCAACCGCGCGCGCGCTGCACCAGGCCCTGGCCGCGCGGCTGTCCGGGTATCTGGTGCCGAAGCTGGTGCGCGAGATTCCCGGCGACACCGGCAAGCACGCGCTGTAG
- the efp gene encoding elongation factor P — MASYGMNDVKNGMKILVNSEPAIITDTEYVKPGKGQAFTRIKYRFIKSGRVVELTMKATDSLEAADVVDTNMQYLYTDGEYWHFMQQETFEQVQADKVGVGDAAKWIKGEEDCVVTLWNGTPIQVTPPNFVELKIVETDPGVRGDTSGGGGKPATLETGAVVRVPLFVGQDEVIKVDTRSGEYFSRVK; from the coding sequence ATGGCCAGCTACGGCATGAACGACGTCAAGAACGGGATGAAGATCCTGGTCAACAGCGAGCCCGCGATCATCACCGATACCGAATACGTCAAGCCGGGCAAGGGCCAGGCCTTCACCCGCATCAAGTACCGCTTCATCAAGTCCGGGCGCGTGGTCGAACTGACCATGAAGGCGACCGACAGCCTGGAAGCGGCCGACGTGGTCGATACCAACATGCAGTACCTGTATACCGACGGCGAATACTGGCACTTCATGCAGCAGGAAACCTTCGAGCAGGTGCAGGCCGACAAGGTCGGCGTCGGCGACGCGGCCAAGTGGATCAAGGGCGAGGAGGATTGCGTGGTGACGCTGTGGAACGGCACCCCGATCCAGGTCACCCCGCCGAACTTCGTCGAACTGAAGATCGTCGAGACCGACCCGGGCGTGCGCGGCGACACCTCCGGCGGCGGCGGCAAGCCGGCCACGCTGGAAACCGGCGCGGTGGTGCGGGTGCCGCTGTTCGTCGGCCAGGACGAAGTGATCAAGGTCGATACCCGCTCGGGCGAGTACTTCTCGCGCGTCAAGTAA
- a CDS encoding TRZ/ATZ family hydrolase: MTSAPVESCDLLIEAGYVVPIEPHAVVLEDHAVAVRGSEIVAVLPRVEAHARFAAARRVSRPDAALLPGLVNAHTHNPMTLLRGIADDLPLMVWLQQHIWPVETAVIGPEFVADGTALAIAEMLRGGTTCANENYFFADVQAAVYKQHGFRARVGTVIIDFPTAWAKTSDEYFERACEVHDQWRDDPLIGIAFAPHAPYTVNDANFARVRMLSDQLDVPVHLHTHETAQEIADSLKQYGQRPLARLDRLGLVNDRLIAVHMTQLTDAEIHLCAERGVSVVHCPESNLKLASGFCPACALQRAGVNLAIGTDGCASNNDLDMFSENRTAAILAKAVANDATALDAASTLRAATLGGARALGFGDRIGSIEVGKQADLICVDLSALETQPLHNVLSQLVYAAGRQQVSDVWIAGQRKLEQRVLVDMDTDALVANARQWRERIRSVHA, from the coding sequence ATGACGTCTGCCCCCGTTGAATCCTGCGACCTGCTGATCGAAGCCGGCTACGTGGTCCCGATCGAGCCGCATGCCGTGGTGCTGGAGGACCACGCGGTGGCGGTGCGCGGCAGCGAGATCGTCGCGGTGCTGCCGCGCGTCGAGGCGCACGCGCGTTTCGCCGCCGCGCGCCGCGTGTCGCGCCCGGACGCGGCGCTGCTGCCGGGTTTGGTCAATGCGCACACCCACAACCCGATGACGCTGTTGCGCGGCATCGCCGACGACCTGCCGCTGATGGTGTGGCTGCAGCAGCACATCTGGCCGGTGGAAACCGCGGTGATCGGCCCGGAGTTCGTCGCCGACGGCACCGCGCTGGCGATCGCCGAGATGCTGCGCGGCGGCACCACCTGCGCCAACGAGAACTACTTCTTCGCCGACGTGCAGGCCGCGGTGTACAAGCAGCACGGTTTCCGCGCGCGGGTGGGCACGGTGATCATCGATTTCCCGACCGCCTGGGCCAAGACCTCCGACGAATACTTCGAACGCGCCTGCGAGGTGCACGACCAGTGGCGCGACGATCCGCTGATCGGCATCGCCTTCGCCCCGCATGCGCCGTACACGGTCAACGACGCCAACTTCGCGCGCGTGCGCATGCTGTCCGACCAGCTCGACGTGCCGGTGCACCTGCACACCCACGAGACCGCGCAGGAGATCGCCGACTCGCTCAAGCAGTACGGCCAGCGCCCGCTGGCGCGGCTGGACCGGCTCGGCCTGGTCAACGACCGCCTGATCGCGGTGCACATGACCCAGCTCACCGACGCGGAGATCCACCTGTGCGCCGAGCGCGGGGTCAGCGTGGTGCATTGCCCCGAATCCAACCTCAAGCTCGCCTCCGGCTTCTGCCCGGCCTGCGCGCTGCAGCGCGCGGGCGTGAACCTGGCGATCGGCACCGACGGCTGCGCCAGCAACAACGACCTGGACATGTTCAGCGAGAACCGCACCGCGGCGATCCTGGCCAAGGCGGTGGCCAACGACGCCACCGCGCTGGACGCGGCCAGCACGCTGCGCGCGGCCACCCTGGGCGGCGCGCGCGCGCTCGGTTTCGGCGACAGGATCGGCTCGATCGAGGTCGGCAAGCAGGCCGACCTGATCTGCGTGGACCTGTCGGCGCTGGAGACCCAGCCGCTGCACAACGTGCTGTCGCAACTGGTCTATGCGGCCGGCCGGCAGCAGGTCAGCGACGTGTGGATCGCCGGCCAGCGCAAGCTCGAACAGCGCGTGCTGGTGGACATGGACACCGACGCGCTGGTCGCCAACGCGCGGCAGTGGCGCGAACGCATCCGCAGCGTGCACGCCTGA
- the ubiG gene encoding bifunctional 2-polyprenyl-6-hydroxyphenol methylase/3-demethylubiquinol 3-O-methyltransferase UbiG translates to MTVSASNASANFDQAELDKFGALATRWWDADGPQKPLHALNPVRLRYVAERLPLRGASVLDVGCGGGLLSEALARQGAQVTAIDLSPELVKVARLHQLESGVEVDYRVQSVEDLAAERPGGFDAITCMEMLEHVPDPAAIVRACASLLKPGGQLFLSTLNRTPAAFALAIVGAEYVARLLPTGTHRYQEFIKPAELAAWLRQAELQLRDVSGMLYEPWRNRARLSTRTEVNYLACAVKPGSGNGE, encoded by the coding sequence ATGACCGTTTCCGCCTCCAACGCCTCCGCCAACTTCGATCAGGCCGAACTGGACAAGTTCGGTGCGCTGGCCACCCGCTGGTGGGACGCCGACGGCCCGCAGAAGCCGCTGCACGCGCTGAACCCGGTGCGCCTGCGCTACGTCGCCGAGCGGCTGCCGCTGCGCGGCGCCAGCGTGCTCGACGTGGGCTGCGGCGGCGGCCTGCTCAGCGAGGCGCTGGCCAGGCAGGGCGCGCAGGTCACCGCGATCGACCTGTCGCCGGAGCTGGTCAAGGTGGCGCGGCTGCACCAGCTCGAGTCCGGGGTGGAGGTCGACTACCGCGTGCAGTCGGTCGAGGACCTGGCCGCCGAGCGCCCGGGCGGCTTCGATGCGATCACCTGCATGGAGATGCTGGAACACGTGCCCGATCCGGCGGCGATCGTGCGCGCCTGCGCGAGCCTGCTCAAGCCCGGCGGCCAGCTGTTCCTGTCCACCCTCAACCGCACCCCGGCCGCGTTCGCGCTGGCCATCGTCGGCGCCGAGTACGTGGCGCGGCTGCTGCCCACCGGCACCCACCGCTACCAGGAGTTCATCAAGCCGGCCGAACTGGCGGCGTGGCTGCGCCAGGCCGAGCTGCAGCTGCGCGACGTCAGCGGCATGCTGTACGAACCGTGGCGCAACCGCGCGCGGCTGTCCACGCGCACCGAGGTGAATTATCTGGCGTGTGCGGTGAAGCCGGGAAGCGGGAATGGGGAGTAG
- a CDS encoding phosphoglycolate phosphatase: MGSRGSAQPPRGGFPRAVLFDLDGTLLDSAPDLLAAANALRAEHGADALRLEQLRPVVSKGSRAMLGVAFPELPTAARDALIPDFLRQYETLIGRHSQPFDGIAPMLQRLEDAGCVWGIVTNKPEYLARLILPQLGWERRCAVLIGGDTLAERKPHPLPLQVAAQRLGLDPQQIAYVGDDERDILAARAAGMASVAVLWGYRLDGEDPLAWRADALVAAPADLLDAHAWPGAPQPS; this comes from the coding sequence ATGGGGAGTAGGGGATCGGCACAGCCGCCGCGCGGCGGGTTCCCGCGCGCGGTGCTGTTCGATCTGGACGGCACGCTGCTGGACAGTGCGCCGGATCTGCTGGCCGCGGCCAATGCGCTGCGCGCCGAGCATGGCGCCGACGCGCTGCGCCTGGAGCAGCTGCGCCCGGTGGTGTCCAAGGGCTCGCGGGCGATGCTGGGCGTGGCCTTTCCCGAGTTGCCGACCGCGGCGCGCGATGCGCTGATCCCCGATTTCCTGCGCCAGTACGAAACCTTGATCGGCCGGCATTCGCAGCCGTTCGACGGCATCGCGCCGATGCTGCAGCGACTGGAAGATGCCGGCTGCGTGTGGGGCATCGTCACCAACAAGCCCGAATACCTGGCGCGGCTGATCCTGCCGCAGCTGGGCTGGGAACGGCGCTGCGCGGTGCTGATCGGCGGCGACACCCTGGCCGAGCGCAAGCCGCACCCGCTGCCGCTGCAGGTGGCGGCGCAGCGCCTGGGCCTGGACCCGCAGCAGATCGCCTACGTCGGCGACGACGAGCGCGACATCCTCGCCGCGCGCGCCGCCGGCATGGCCTCGGTGGCGGTGTTGTGGGGCTATCGCCTGGACGGCGAGGATCCGCTGGCCTGGCGCGCCGATGCGCTGGTCGCCGCGCCGGCCGACCTGCTCGATGCGCACGCCTGGCCCGGCGCGCCGCAGCCCTCCTGA
- a CDS encoding squalene/phytoene synthase family protein, with amino-acid sequence MSSTSALDAFLDKWRSRWPEWAVAEVFVPAPQRAHTVAWFALLQEFDDILNIAGDPLPADAKLAWWGEELHSWAAQRSRHPLGRVLEPVAAPWTPLAEALPGLLATRAAAADPAHAYERLEAFALAAAQVEGAVFEGRRGAAAALATQVLAQRLAAAGIAAVPLSLRGGGDAAQAQRRWAQALLQGWPRRVDGPRPRRIVAALARARIAQHARAARKPPAAMATLWRAWWAGLG; translated from the coding sequence ATGAGCAGCACCTCCGCCCTGGATGCCTTCCTCGACAAATGGCGCAGCCGCTGGCCGGAATGGGCGGTGGCCGAGGTGTTCGTGCCGGCGCCGCAGCGCGCGCACACCGTGGCCTGGTTCGCGCTGCTGCAGGAATTCGACGACATCCTCAACATCGCCGGCGATCCGCTGCCAGCCGACGCCAAGCTGGCGTGGTGGGGCGAGGAATTGCACAGTTGGGCCGCGCAACGCTCGCGGCATCCGCTGGGGCGGGTGCTGGAGCCGGTCGCCGCGCCATGGACGCCGCTGGCCGAGGCCTTGCCGGGGCTGCTCGCCACGCGCGCGGCCGCGGCCGATCCGGCGCATGCCTACGAGCGCCTGGAGGCGTTCGCACTGGCCGCGGCGCAGGTCGAGGGCGCCGTCTTCGAGGGCCGCCGCGGCGCGGCGGCGGCGCTGGCCACGCAGGTGCTGGCGCAGCGGCTGGCCGCCGCCGGCATCGCCGCGGTGCCGTTGTCGCTGCGCGGTGGCGGCGACGCGGCGCAGGCGCAGCGGCGCTGGGCGCAGGCCCTGCTGCAAGGTTGGCCGCGACGCGTGGACGGGCCGCGGCCGCGGCGCATCGTGGCGGCGCTGGCGCGTGCGCGGATCGCGCAACACGCCCGCGCCGCACGCAAACCGCCCGCGGCGATGGCCACACTGTGGCGCGCCTGGTGGGCCGGCCTGGGCTGA
- a CDS encoding glycoside hydrolase family 28 protein → MITATPLFRLTFGLPLLAIASLQANATTRQPFAQQDAANSVGTSWGTIDKPTLPQNVCMKLVATLLPVNGSLDSLDADPAYVAPDTMRIQNAIADCPAGSAVRLVVGANGKSGFLTAPLTLKSGVTLWIDQGATLFASRNPQDYDTGVGTCGIANTDKIKSCKPLIYSSATIGSGIVGDGKIDGRGGSVLTTGPNAGKRSWWDVAYQNVTDKLIQHAPRMLQIENSRDFTLYAVTLENSPNFHVFTDNVVGMTAWGIKILTPSLVYSQPGYKCPAGTTPDVRTPATCFTPETAKNTDGFDPGQSRNVLLAYSYISTGDDDVAIKAHASSKASNPSTDMVFINNTIIYGHGFGFGSEADTGIHRILVRNLSIDGHNANDAITDPASNNGLRIKSDISRGGLVSDIAFENICMRNVARPLVFDAFYSKPANAGLSPEYPRFEGITLRNVHSLGSRDFGAGQLSFYGYMDAKQSFPITIAMDNVVLEGGPISFAPPHNGGPGANPAATHFSFTGGPVSFANLLTPSTQYDVQIQGQPGIGEPLDCSNAFVPYSSVLPDSPI, encoded by the coding sequence ATGATCACTGCAACTCCCTTGTTCCGCCTCACATTCGGCCTGCCGCTGCTGGCGATCGCCTCGCTGCAGGCCAACGCAACGACCCGGCAGCCGTTCGCCCAGCAGGATGCCGCAAACAGCGTCGGCACCAGCTGGGGCACGATCGACAAGCCGACCTTGCCGCAAAACGTATGCATGAAACTGGTGGCGACGCTGCTGCCGGTCAACGGCTCGCTCGACAGCCTCGACGCGGACCCAGCCTACGTGGCACCGGATACGATGCGCATCCAGAACGCCATCGCCGATTGCCCTGCCGGCAGCGCGGTGAGGCTGGTCGTCGGCGCCAATGGCAAATCCGGTTTCCTCACCGCCCCGCTGACCCTCAAGAGCGGAGTGACCCTATGGATCGACCAGGGCGCCACGCTGTTCGCCTCGCGCAATCCGCAAGACTACGATACCGGCGTCGGCACTTGCGGAATCGCCAACACCGACAAGATCAAATCCTGCAAACCGCTGATCTACAGCAGCGCCACCATCGGCAGCGGCATCGTCGGCGACGGCAAGATCGACGGGCGCGGCGGCAGCGTGCTGACCACTGGCCCCAACGCCGGCAAGCGCAGCTGGTGGGACGTGGCCTATCAGAACGTCACCGATAAACTGATCCAGCACGCGCCGCGCATGCTGCAGATCGAAAACAGCAGGGATTTCACCCTGTATGCGGTGACCTTGGAGAATTCGCCCAATTTCCACGTATTCACCGACAACGTCGTCGGCATGACCGCCTGGGGCATCAAGATCCTCACCCCGAGCCTGGTCTACTCCCAGCCGGGTTACAAGTGTCCGGCCGGCACCACGCCGGATGTGCGCACGCCCGCGACCTGCTTCACCCCGGAAACAGCCAAGAACACCGATGGTTTCGACCCCGGCCAGTCCAGGAACGTGCTGCTGGCATATTCCTACATCAGCACCGGCGACGACGATGTCGCCATCAAGGCGCATGCCAGCAGCAAAGCCAGCAATCCCTCCACCGACATGGTCTTCATCAACAATACGATCATTTACGGCCATGGCTTCGGGTTCGGCAGCGAAGCCGATACGGGCATCCACCGCATCCTGGTGCGCAACCTGAGCATCGACGGGCACAACGCTAACGATGCCATCACAGACCCCGCATCCAACAACGGCCTGCGCATCAAGTCCGACATCAGCCGCGGCGGCCTGGTCTCCGACATCGCCTTCGAGAACATCTGCATGCGCAACGTGGCGCGCCCGCTGGTCTTCGACGCGTTCTACAGCAAGCCGGCCAATGCCGGGCTCAGCCCCGAGTATCCGCGTTTCGAGGGCATCACCCTGCGCAACGTGCATTCGCTGGGTTCACGCGATTTCGGCGCAGGCCAGTTGAGCTTCTACGGCTACATGGACGCGAAGCAGTCCTTCCCGATCACCATCGCGATGGACAATGTGGTGCTCGAGGGCGGTCCCATTTCCTTCGCCCCTCCGCACAATGGCGGACCGGGCGCGAATCCGGCGGCCACCCACTTCAGCTTCACCGGTGGACCGGTCAGTTTCGCCAATCTGCTGACCCCCTCCACCCAGTACGACGTACAGATCCAGGGCCAGCCGGGAATCGGCGAGCCGCTGGACTGCAGCAATGCATTCGTGCCCTATAGCAGCGTGCTGCCCGATTCGCCGATCTGA